From the Sphingomonas mesophila genome, one window contains:
- a CDS encoding lysophospholipid acyltransferase family protein — protein MARHLMALFRSLLFNLLFYPGTLIHCVAVVAVSPIGEGPVQAVVHSWSRMHYWLVRRIVGIRFEWDGAIPPGPHLIAVKHESMVEAIDTLRFADTPVVVLKRELAYIPLFGWVTRRYGVIPVDREAGAKAMRELIALGKKAIADGRPVIIFPEGTRVPRGAQPPLRSGFAGLYRVLGLPVVPIALDSARVWPRGFVKHPGVIRFKVGETLPPGLKREEIEARVHEAINALNPPRNGEGDQPKPKA, from the coding sequence ATGGCTCGACATCTGATGGCGCTGTTCCGCTCGCTCCTGTTCAACCTGCTGTTCTACCCCGGCACGCTGATTCATTGCGTCGCAGTCGTCGCGGTCAGCCCGATCGGCGAGGGTCCGGTCCAGGCGGTGGTCCACAGCTGGTCGCGGATGCACTATTGGCTGGTCCGCCGGATCGTCGGCATTCGCTTCGAATGGGACGGCGCGATCCCGCCCGGGCCACACCTCATCGCGGTCAAGCATGAATCGATGGTCGAGGCGATCGACACGCTGCGCTTCGCCGACACGCCGGTCGTCGTCCTCAAGCGCGAGCTCGCCTACATCCCGTTGTTCGGCTGGGTCACGCGACGTTATGGCGTCATCCCGGTCGACCGCGAGGCCGGGGCGAAGGCGATGCGCGAACTGATCGCGCTCGGCAAGAAAGCGATCGCCGACGGCCGCCCGGTGATCATCTTCCCCGAAGGCACACGGGTGCCGCGCGGCGCGCAGCCGCCCCTGCGCTCCGGCTTCGCCGGACTTTACCGCGTGCTCGGCCTGCCGGTCGTCCCGATCGCGCTCGACAGCGCCCGGGTGTGGCCGCGCGGCTTCGTCAAGCATCCCGGCGTGATCCGCTTCAAGGTCGGCGAAACCCTCCCGCCCGGCCTCAAGCGCGAAGAGATCGAAGCCCGCGTCCACGAAGCGATCAACGCCCTAAATCCTCCCCGGAACGGGGAGGGGGACCAGCCGAAGCCGAAGGCGTAG
- a CDS encoding cell division protein FtsX: MIGALIAASPAERRMLGGTQFKGPTPYVLAIMTFVMVVIAAAGLALAGAARVSAAAADSRFSVQVAGGAERQSEIAATLRATPGIAAVRPVAQGDMRAMLERWLGPEGAAADLPLPALVDVDLAPGADPAGIGTQIERQIAGAQFIAHREALAPLTRALRSLGLIAVLLVLLVAAATAAAVVLATLGALTAQRSTIDVMYGIGATDAQIARLFQRRIALDALAGGTAGAVLAGIVLLLLAGTLGGWSEGFGGAALLRPVDIALLALLPIAGTLLATLVARQAVLRSLRERL; the protein is encoded by the coding sequence ATGATTGGCGCACTCATCGCGGCCTCGCCGGCCGAGCGGCGGATGCTCGGCGGGACCCAGTTCAAGGGGCCGACCCCCTATGTTCTGGCGATCATGACCTTCGTGATGGTGGTGATCGCCGCTGCCGGGCTCGCGCTGGCCGGTGCGGCGCGGGTCTCGGCCGCCGCCGCCGACAGCCGCTTTTCGGTCCAGGTCGCAGGCGGCGCGGAGCGGCAGTCCGAAATCGCCGCGACCCTGCGCGCCACGCCTGGGATCGCCGCCGTCCGGCCGGTTGCGCAAGGCGACATGCGCGCGATGCTCGAGCGCTGGCTCGGGCCGGAGGGGGCGGCCGCCGACCTGCCGCTTCCGGCGCTGGTCGACGTCGACCTCGCGCCCGGTGCCGACCCCGCGGGGATCGGTACCCAGATCGAGCGCCAGATCGCTGGCGCGCAGTTCATCGCCCACCGCGAGGCGCTTGCCCCGCTGACGAGGGCGCTCCGTTCGCTCGGCCTGATTGCCGTCCTGCTCGTCCTGCTGGTTGCCGCCGCCACCGCCGCCGCGGTCGTCCTGGCGACGCTCGGCGCGCTCACCGCCCAGCGCTCGACGATCGACGTGATGTACGGGATCGGCGCCACCGACGCCCAGATCGCGCGCCTGTTCCAGCGCCGGATCGCGCTCGACGCCTTGGCCGGCGGGACGGCGGGCGCGGTGTTGGCCGGGATCGTCCTCTTGCTGCTCGCCGGAACGCTCGGCGGATGGAGCGAGGGCTTCGGCGGAGCGGCGCTGCTGCGCCCGGTCGACATCGCCTTGCTTGCCTTGCTGCCGATCGCCGGGACGCTGCTCGCCACGCTCGTCGCGCGCCAGGCGGTGCTGCGCTCGCTTCGGGAGCGGCTATGA
- a CDS encoding MSCRAMM family protein — MRVIRHWWKALAALFVLVGAGTMTVASAPPGDGWRADPDEQYLLDVTLRRLKLGEGVRAYVTPSGPCLVFGDFLTALDVPMKVDLSAGRASGWAFSEKNQLLIDKTAGAATINGKRESFAINTVRDTPEGWCVDSAALEKWFGLKLDAKTGISLLEVGSEAKLPVELAAERRLRAAQLKRKASIDTAGLPRVRLPYRLWRAPTLEFMVSAGATYSASSGVKLDRSTALAGAGEIAAMSYSFRVSGTAKRAIDTVRALIYRSDPDANLLGPLRATHVALGDVEGARSGLGGTGAVGRGAIVTNEPLTHRSSFDRTSFSGELPPGWDAELYRNDSLVAFADGATGDGLYRFDDVELLYGENRFEVVLYGPQGQVQRRVENVGVGQDNVPKGQLWYWAGVRQPNMPVLSFGARPAAGDALDAEAASTAPEAALEVRYGLSKRLSVGALVRSLEVQDERVTYAEGSVRYSIGRAIGEVAAARDTAGGTAVRAQIATKVGAVSVNAATFWTDRFVAAAADNGSAVKAEHRLGLNVPLKLGKASLPLSGDVRLSERIDGSREIDAAARLSTRIGRFNLAGETNIRRQLGSSPDGSARADRVDASLIASGYVGRVRLRGGASWKVEPERRFDRAELAAFWSAGDTTDLEAGVAYTADNRRLRGRVGYIKRLDALSFAVTGEAASDGSVAAGVSVNFAMDPFHGGWRPTRQKLATTGLVKARVFEDLNENGRRDADEPAAADAFVTTGMKLAERPTGKDGTVLVGGLAPYVPVAVGIDQSSLANPALAPAKPAQIVVPRPGVDATVDIALVGGGSAEGFAAKADGSDFEGLELQLVTADGEVVATAMSDIDGYFLFERVRYGSYRLRLAPTTVKAIGASADLGVGVTIDRAKPLARIGAVRVGRSGDLAAAAPPGEAAKSSGTTLR; from the coding sequence ATGCGGGTCATCCGCCACTGGTGGAAGGCGCTCGCCGCACTCTTCGTGCTGGTCGGCGCGGGGACGATGACGGTTGCCTCCGCGCCGCCCGGCGACGGCTGGCGCGCGGACCCGGACGAACAATATCTGCTCGACGTCACCCTGCGCCGACTCAAGCTCGGCGAGGGGGTGCGTGCTTATGTGACGCCGTCGGGCCCGTGCCTGGTGTTCGGCGACTTCCTCACCGCACTCGACGTGCCGATGAAGGTCGACCTCTCTGCCGGACGCGCCAGCGGCTGGGCGTTTTCCGAAAAGAACCAGCTGCTTATCGATAAGACGGCAGGTGCGGCGACGATCAATGGCAAACGCGAATCATTTGCAATAAACACCGTCCGCGATACGCCCGAGGGCTGGTGCGTTGACTCCGCGGCGCTTGAAAAATGGTTCGGGCTCAAGCTCGACGCCAAGACCGGCATCTCCCTGCTGGAAGTCGGCAGCGAGGCCAAGCTTCCGGTCGAGCTCGCTGCCGAGCGCCGGCTTCGCGCGGCGCAGCTCAAGCGCAAGGCCTCGATCGACACCGCCGGCCTGCCCCGCGTCCGCCTGCCCTATCGCCTGTGGCGCGCCCCGACGCTGGAATTCATGGTCAGTGCCGGCGCCACCTACAGCGCGTCGAGCGGCGTGAAGCTCGACCGCTCGACCGCGCTCGCCGGGGCCGGCGAAATCGCCGCCATGTCCTACTCCTTTCGTGTCAGCGGTACCGCCAAGCGCGCGATCGATACCGTCCGCGCGCTGATCTACCGCTCGGACCCCGACGCCAACCTGCTTGGCCCGCTACGTGCCACCCATGTCGCCTTGGGCGACGTCGAAGGCGCGCGCAGTGGCCTTGGCGGCACCGGTGCGGTCGGGCGCGGCGCGATCGTCACCAACGAACCGCTGACTCACCGCTCGAGTTTCGACCGCACCAGCTTCTCGGGTGAACTGCCGCCCGGCTGGGACGCCGAGCTCTACCGCAACGACAGCCTCGTCGCCTTCGCCGACGGCGCGACCGGCGACGGCCTCTACCGCTTCGACGATGTCGAACTGCTTTACGGCGAGAATCGCTTCGAGGTCGTGCTCTACGGGCCGCAGGGCCAGGTGCAGCGCCGGGTCGAGAATGTCGGCGTGGGCCAGGACAACGTTCCCAAGGGGCAATTGTGGTATTGGGCCGGGGTTCGCCAACCCAACATGCCGGTGTTGTCCTTCGGCGCCCGCCCGGCGGCCGGCGACGCTCTGGATGCCGAGGCTGCGAGCACGGCGCCCGAAGCCGCGCTCGAGGTCCGCTACGGACTGTCGAAGCGCCTGTCGGTCGGCGCGCTCGTCCGATCGCTCGAGGTGCAGGACGAGCGCGTGACCTATGCCGAAGGCTCAGTGCGCTATTCGATCGGCCGCGCGATCGGCGAGGTTGCTGCCGCGCGCGATACCGCCGGCGGAACCGCGGTGCGCGCACAGATCGCTACGAAGGTCGGCGCGGTCAGCGTCAACGCGGCGACCTTTTGGACCGATCGCTTCGTCGCCGCCGCCGCCGACAATGGCTCGGCGGTGAAGGCCGAGCATCGCCTCGGGCTCAACGTGCCGCTCAAGCTCGGCAAGGCCAGCCTACCGTTGAGCGGCGACGTGCGGCTTAGCGAGCGGATCGACGGCAGCCGCGAGATCGACGCCGCGGCGCGCCTGTCGACCCGCATCGGCCGCTTCAATCTGGCCGGGGAGACCAATATCCGGCGCCAGCTCGGTTCGTCTCCCGACGGCTCGGCACGCGCGGACCGGGTTGATGCCTCGCTGATCGCTTCCGGCTATGTCGGCCGGGTGCGGCTGCGCGGCGGGGCGAGCTGGAAGGTCGAACCGGAACGCCGCTTCGACCGCGCCGAGCTCGCCGCCTTCTGGTCGGCCGGGGATACCACCGATCTCGAGGCCGGAGTCGCCTACACCGCCGACAACCGCCGCCTGCGCGGCCGGGTCGGTTATATTAAGCGGCTCGACGCCTTGTCGTTCGCGGTCACCGGCGAGGCGGCCAGCGACGGCTCGGTCGCAGCCGGAGTCAGCGTCAATTTCGCGATGGACCCGTTCCATGGCGGTTGGCGCCCGACCCGCCAGAAGCTGGCCACCACCGGCCTGGTCAAGGCGCGGGTGTTCGAGGACCTCAACGAGAACGGCCGCCGCGATGCCGATGAGCCGGCCGCCGCCGACGCCTTCGTCACGACCGGCATGAAGCTCGCCGAGCGGCCGACCGGCAAGGACGGCACGGTGCTGGTCGGCGGGCTTGCGCCCTACGTCCCGGTGGCGGTCGGGATCGACCAGTCGAGCCTGGCCAATCCCGCGCTCGCGCCCGCCAAGCCGGCGCAGATCGTCGTCCCGCGCCCCGGAGTCGACGCGACCGTCGACATCGCGCTCGTCGGCGGCGGCTCGGCCGAGGGCTTTGCGGCCAAGGCCGACGGCAGCGACTTTGAGGGGCTGGAATTGCAGCTGGTCACGGCCGATGGCGAGGTCGTCGCGACCGCGATGAGCGACATCGACGGCTATTTCCTGTTCGAGCGCGTGCGCTACGGCAGCTACCGGCTGCGGCTCGCCCCGACAACGGTCAAGGCGATCGGCGCCAGCGCGGATCTTGGCGTGGGGGTAACGATCGACCGCGCGAAACCGCTGGCGCGCATCGGTGCTGTTCGTGTCGGCCGCTCGGGCGATCTCGCCGCAGCTGCACCGCCGGGCGAGGCGGCGAAGTCGTCCGGCACGACTTTGCGCTGA
- a CDS encoding zinc-ribbon domain-containing protein, protein MILTCPECSTTYVVKDGSIPPGGRKVRCAACKASWHQEAEAGPEAADAPASAADEQTAPESVPVADPDASVISQPEPIATAETVDEAGHWPVEAAPPAPEPYVQEQERVEFEPDFHDEPVDEPRRGWRWVVGALLLAALAAVAFWFLAPASLKARVGLAAGGASELQVMGLSQTRQRLESGNDLFTVSGRIVNPTGESQRVPPLQAELLADNKQTVLYRWTIAPPAETLSPNDSTMFHSAEMGVPDGGKYLRLRLVSAGG, encoded by the coding sequence ATGATCCTGACCTGTCCCGAATGCAGCACCACCTATGTCGTCAAGGACGGCTCGATCCCGCCCGGCGGGCGCAAGGTGCGCTGCGCCGCGTGCAAGGCAAGCTGGCACCAGGAAGCCGAGGCGGGTCCGGAAGCTGCGGATGCGCCGGCCTCTGCCGCGGACGAACAGACCGCGCCCGAGTCCGTGCCGGTCGCCGATCCCGACGCCAGCGTGATCAGCCAGCCCGAGCCGATCGCCACTGCCGAAACCGTGGATGAAGCCGGCCATTGGCCAGTGGAGGCTGCGCCGCCCGCGCCCGAACCGTACGTACAAGAGCAGGAGCGGGTCGAGTTCGAGCCCGATTTCCACGACGAGCCGGTCGACGAGCCGCGGCGCGGGTGGCGCTGGGTGGTCGGCGCGCTGCTGCTCGCCGCACTGGCCGCCGTTGCCTTCTGGTTCCTCGCTCCGGCGAGCCTCAAGGCGCGCGTCGGCCTGGCTGCCGGGGGCGCGAGCGAATTGCAGGTGATGGGGCTAAGCCAGACCCGCCAGCGCCTGGAAAGCGGCAACGACCTGTTCACGGTCAGCGGGCGGATCGTCAATCCGACGGGTGAAAGCCAACGTGTGCCGCCGCTGCAGGCGGAACTCCTCGCCGACAACAAGCAGACCGTGCTCTATCGGTGGACTATCGCCCCGCCGGCTGAGACGCTTTCGCCCAACGACAGCACGATGTTCCACAGCGCCGAGATGGGGGTTCCCGACGGCGGCAAATATCTGCGCCTGCGCCTCGTCAGCGCCGGCGGCTGA
- a CDS encoding YdcF family protein gives MIVRLGSLLIILYGLGFVLFSVTLGTPAPAAVRTEAIVAITGGEGRIEQGIAILAEERGKRMLIAGADPAVTKRDLVRRLGGKRRLVDCCVDLGSESVDTRSNAEEARRWVERRGYRSIRLITSDWHMRRASYEFRRQFDKDVTIVPDAVRSEPRFVTLFGEYNKYILRRLAVWLDI, from the coding sequence ATGATCGTCCGCCTCGGGTCACTCCTAATTATCCTCTACGGGCTCGGCTTCGTGCTGTTCTCGGTCACCCTCGGCACGCCCGCCCCAGCGGCGGTGCGGACCGAAGCGATCGTCGCCATCACCGGCGGCGAGGGGCGGATCGAGCAGGGCATCGCGATCCTCGCCGAGGAGCGCGGCAAGCGCATGCTGATCGCCGGCGCCGACCCGGCGGTCACGAAGCGCGACCTCGTGCGGCGGCTCGGCGGCAAGCGGCGGCTGGTCGACTGCTGCGTCGACCTCGGCTCGGAATCGGTCGACACCCGCTCCAACGCCGAGGAAGCCAGGCGCTGGGTCGAGCGGCGCGGCTACCGCTCGATCCGGCTGATCACTAGCGACTGGCACATGCGCCGTGCGTCCTACGAATTTCGCCGCCAGTTCGACAAGGATGTGACCATCGTCCCCGATGCGGTGCGCAGCGAGCCGCGCTTCGTCACCTTGTTCGGCGAATATAACAAATACATCCTCCGGCGGCTGGCGGTATGGCTCGACATCTGA
- the ftsE gene encoding cell division ATP-binding protein FtsE, giving the protein MSAIVEFDRVGLRYGTGAEILCDLDFRLQRGGFYFLTGPSGAGKTSLLKLLYLAQRPTRGRLRLFDSDLADLDRSELPAFRRRIGVIYQDFRLVSHLSAFDNVALPLHIAGAAEEDIDGPVREMLAWVGLADRSSARPATLSGGEQQRVAIARAVIARPELLVADEPTGNVDADMAKRILYLLGALNRLGTTIIVATHDLSLVAATPGAHLMRLDKGALVDPTGALRHPPPAEAAR; this is encoded by the coding sequence GTGTCGGCGATCGTCGAGTTTGACCGGGTTGGGCTGCGCTACGGGACCGGCGCCGAAATCCTGTGCGACCTTGACTTCCGCCTGCAGCGCGGCGGCTTCTATTTCCTCACCGGGCCGTCGGGCGCAGGCAAGACCTCGCTGCTCAAGCTGCTCTATCTCGCCCAGCGTCCGACCCGCGGCCGCTTGCGGCTGTTCGATTCCGACCTCGCCGACCTCGACCGCTCTGAGCTCCCCGCCTTTCGCCGGCGCATTGGCGTGATCTACCAGGACTTCCGGCTGGTCAGCCATCTCTCCGCCTTCGACAATGTCGCGCTTCCGCTGCACATCGCCGGTGCGGCCGAAGAGGACATTGACGGACCGGTGCGCGAAATGCTCGCCTGGGTCGGGCTGGCCGATCGCTCGAGCGCGCGCCCGGCGACACTGTCCGGCGGCGAGCAGCAGCGCGTCGCCATCGCCCGTGCCGTCATCGCCCGGCCCGAGCTGCTGGTCGCCGACGAGCCGACCGGCAACGTCGATGCCGACATGGCCAAGCGCATCCTCTATCTGCTCGGCGCGCTCAACCGCCTCGGCACGACGATCATCGTCGCCACCCACGATCTGTCGCTCGTCGCCGCGACTCCCGGCGCGCATCTGATGCGGCTCGACAAGGGGGCGCTGGTCGACCCGACCGGGGCGCTTCGCCACCCGCCGCCGGCCGAGGCCGCACGATGA